The following are encoded together in the Serratia odorifera genome:
- a CDS encoding nucleoside-specific channel-forming protein Tsx has product MKKIALAAGVLLAASYSASSMADSKDSQYVSDWWHQSVNVVGSYHTRFGPQLNNDVYLEYEAFAKHEWFDFYGYVDVPKFFGVGNTPDRGIWDKGSPLFMEIEPRFSIDKLTGADLSFGPFKEWYFANNYIYDMGRNDSSRQSTWYMGLGTDIDTGLPMSLSMNIYAKYQWQNYGAANQNSWDGYRFKVKYFVPLTQLWGGNLNYIGFTNFDFGSDLGKDDFTVNGRQARTSNSIASSHILALNYDHWHYSVVARYFHNGGQWQDGVDIGTPQGPIKSTGWGYYLVVGYNF; this is encoded by the coding sequence ATGAAAAAAATAGCTCTCGCAGCAGGTGTGCTTCTCGCAGCATCGTACAGTGCATCATCAATGGCTGATAGCAAAGACAGTCAATACGTTTCAGATTGGTGGCATCAGAGCGTGAACGTGGTAGGGAGCTACCATACTCGCTTCGGACCGCAGTTGAACAACGATGTCTATCTGGAATACGAAGCCTTCGCCAAACACGAATGGTTTGATTTCTATGGCTACGTCGACGTGCCGAAATTCTTTGGCGTGGGCAATACGCCGGATCGCGGTATCTGGGACAAAGGTTCACCGCTGTTTATGGAAATCGAGCCGCGCTTTTCCATCGACAAGCTGACCGGCGCCGATCTCAGCTTCGGGCCGTTTAAAGAATGGTATTTCGCCAACAACTACATCTATGACATGGGACGCAACGATTCATCTCGCCAGAGCACCTGGTATATGGGTCTGGGTACCGACATCGATACCGGTCTGCCAATGAGCCTGTCGATGAACATTTATGCCAAATACCAATGGCAGAACTACGGTGCCGCCAACCAGAACAGCTGGGATGGTTACCGCTTCAAGGTGAAATATTTTGTGCCGTTGACCCAGCTATGGGGCGGTAATCTGAATTACATCGGCTTTACCAACTTTGATTTTGGCTCCGATCTGGGCAAGGACGATTTCACCGTCAACGGCCGTCAGGCACGCACCAGCAATTCCATTGCATCCAGCCATATCCTGGCGCTGAACTACGATCACTGGCATTACTCGGTAGTTGCACGTTATTTCCATAACGGCGGTCAATGGCAAGATGGCGTAGATATCGGCACGCCGCAAGGGCCAATCAAGTCTACCGGCTGGGGTTACTATCTGGTGGTTGGTTACAATTTCTGA
- a CDS encoding anti-virulence regulator CigR family protein, producing MKKRRMTLTALALCVSLGMSAAPVFADKGGNGNGGGNGNGHGNSANHGNHGNGNGNGNGNGKGNGNSGDHAKGKQGKGGNNDLVSVNLSYDRVRPLALNYGLTGYQALPPGIAKNLARGKPLPPGIAKKAVPASLLGQLPHYPGYEWRVAGDDLVLVALSTAIVASVINGVFD from the coding sequence ATGAAAAAACGTCGTATGACCCTGACAGCTCTGGCGCTGTGCGTATCACTGGGTATGAGCGCAGCACCGGTTTTCGCTGATAAAGGCGGTAATGGCAACGGCGGCGGCAATGGTAACGGTCATGGCAACAGTGCAAATCATGGCAACCATGGCAATGGTAATGGAAACGGTAATGGAAACGGTAAAGGTAACGGTAACAGCGGCGATCATGCCAAAGGTAAACAGGGCAAAGGCGGCAATAACGACCTGGTGTCCGTTAACCTTTCTTACGATCGTGTGCGCCCGCTGGCTCTCAACTATGGCCTGACCGGCTATCAGGCTCTGCCTCCGGGCATTGCCAAGAACCTGGCACGCGGCAAGCCGCTGCCTCCGGGCATCGCCAAGAAAGCCGTACCGGCGTCCTTGCTGGGCCAACTGCCACATTATCCTGGTTATGAATGGCGCGTTGCCGGCGACGATCTGGTGTTGGTAGCGCTCAGCACGGCGATTGTCGCTTCCGTAATTAACGGTGTTTTCGACTAG
- a CDS encoding chorismate mutase, which yields MFKIMLIAGLLCSFSTLANEAKPLAETVNQRLSLMKDVAGYKAQQHLPIEDLAQESKVLASTQAEAETLGLDAATIKPFVMAQMDVAKAIQYRYRADWLSQPEQHWQPRPLNQVRPQIARLSSAILQRLAQRLQAGPISETERQGFVNALQQHNLSDADKQRLFDALLAVRTRSTP from the coding sequence ATGTTTAAAATTATGCTGATAGCGGGTTTACTGTGCAGTTTCTCCACGTTGGCGAACGAGGCTAAGCCGCTCGCCGAAACCGTCAACCAGCGACTGTCATTGATGAAAGACGTGGCCGGCTATAAAGCGCAGCAGCATTTGCCGATTGAAGATCTGGCCCAGGAAAGCAAGGTGTTGGCCAGTACCCAGGCCGAAGCCGAAACGCTAGGGCTGGATGCTGCCACGATTAAACCGTTTGTCATGGCGCAAATGGATGTCGCCAAGGCGATTCAATACCGGTATCGGGCCGACTGGTTATCGCAGCCGGAACAGCACTGGCAGCCGCGCCCGCTGAACCAGGTGCGGCCGCAGATCGCGCGCCTGAGCAGTGCCATACTGCAACGGCTGGCGCAGCGCTTGCAGGCTGGGCCGATTAGCGAAACAGAGCGTCAGGGGTTCGTCAACGCACTGCAACAGCATAATCTGAGCGATGCCGATAAACAGCGGCTGTTTGACGCGCTGCTGGCGGTGAGAACCCGCAGCACGCCCTAG